Proteins co-encoded in one Acidobacteriota bacterium genomic window:
- a CDS encoding putative toxin-antitoxin system toxin component, PIN family — protein MRLIVLDTNVIVSAAIRPDTAPATLVMDWLLEGRVQVATSPAIVREYREVARRPKFRRYGFPPLWLEFLIEESLFLPDADPDLPSVIHSPDPKDRPFLALAHTAGCWLVTGNLKHFPNTARNAVRVLSPADYLAHLETGSQ, from the coding sequence ATGAGGCTCATCGTCCTCGACACCAATGTCATCGTCTCCGCTGCCATCAGGCCCGATACCGCGCCTGCCACGCTCGTCATGGACTGGCTTCTCGAGGGCCGTGTACAGGTGGCCACCAGCCCCGCAATCGTCCGTGAGTATCGCGAGGTCGCACGCCGCCCAAAGTTCCGCCGCTACGGCTTCCCTCCCCTCTGGCTTGAGTTCCTCATTGAGGAAAGCCTCTTCCTGCCCGATGCCGACCCCGATCTCCCGTCTGTCATCCATTCGCCAGACCCCAAAGATCGCCCCTTCCTTGCTCTAGCCCACACTGCTGGATGCTGGCTCGTGACGGGCAACCTGAAACACTTTCCCAACACCGCTCGCAACGCTGTGAGGGTCCTCTCCCCCGCAGACTATCTGGCGCATCTGGAGACAGGCTCACAGTAG
- a CDS encoding prevent-host-death protein has product MRQVSLREFRTRGSKALKSVPDGETILLAGQDGPAYFLVPVLGDVAAEDRELRRAMAKASLRANWRRAEAAPLTGEEIDREIEQVRTARPRRRRAG; this is encoded by the coding sequence ATGCGCCAGGTCTCACTCCGCGAATTCCGAACCCGAGGCTCGAAGGCCCTAAAGTCCGTCCCCGACGGCGAGACCATCCTGCTCGCCGGGCAGGACGGCCCCGCCTACTTCCTCGTACCCGTACTCGGAGACGTCGCCGCTGAAGACCGCGAGCTGCGGCGCGCTATGGCAAAAGCCAGCCTGCGCGCCAACTGGCGTCGCGCCGAAGCTGCGCCGCTCACCGGCGAAGAGATCGACCGCGAGATCGAACAAGTCCGAACCGCACGGCCGCGCCGCCGTAGAGCCGGATGA
- a CDS encoding glutamate--tRNA ligase, which produces MNSIDPEAPIRVRIAPSPTGDPHVGTAYIGLLNFIYARQRNGKFILRIEDTDRTRFVSTSEQMIFDSLRWAGLTWDEGPDVGGPHGPYRQSERTEIYRQHAEILLANGTAYRCFCTPEELEATRKQQLAAKLPPRYPGTCRRISPETIEANAKAGKPYTIRLAVPPHGNDLTASTTFRDELRGNITFEHGNVDDQVLMKSDGFPTYHLANVVDDHLMEITDVIRAEEWISSTPKHVLLYKAFGWAVPRFWHMPLLRNLDKSKISKRKNPVSLIYYRDSGYLPPAILNFLGLMGGGMPSDFTGADGVIEKFTLDEMVQHFVFTDIRVGGPVFDLAKLKWLNGEYLRKLSPEDFFLAIRERVFGDDYLRHISALMQNRIETLTQFGDMTGFFFSDNVLPPPEVWVPKKRTPEDTLAFAQDQLAAIEASDWNHDALDASLRKLGEEKQWSVKENFMLLRAIITGSTMSPPLLESMIVFGKARSLDRARRFLEAQKKQSATKK; this is translated from the coding sequence ATGAACAGCATCGATCCTGAAGCCCCCATCCGCGTCCGCATCGCTCCCTCCCCCACAGGCGACCCCCACGTCGGCACCGCCTACATCGGCCTGCTCAACTTCATCTACGCCCGCCAGCGCAACGGCAAGTTCATCCTCCGCATCGAGGACACCGACCGCACCCGCTTCGTCTCCACCTCCGAGCAGATGATCTTCGACTCCCTCCGCTGGGCCGGCCTCACCTGGGACGAGGGCCCCGACGTCGGCGGCCCCCACGGCCCCTACCGCCAATCGGAACGCACAGAAATCTACCGCCAGCACGCCGAAATCCTGCTGGCCAACGGCACCGCCTACCGCTGCTTCTGTACCCCCGAAGAGCTCGAGGCCACGCGCAAGCAGCAGCTCGCCGCCAAACTCCCACCGCGCTACCCCGGCACCTGCCGCCGCATCAGCCCCGAGACCATCGAGGCGAACGCCAAAGCCGGCAAGCCCTACACCATCCGCCTCGCCGTCCCGCCCCACGGCAACGATCTCACTGCCTCCACCACCTTCCGCGATGAGCTTCGCGGCAACATCACCTTCGAGCACGGCAACGTCGACGACCAGGTCCTCATGAAGTCCGACGGCTTCCCCACCTACCACCTCGCCAACGTCGTCGACGATCACCTTATGGAGATCACCGACGTCATCCGCGCCGAGGAGTGGATCTCCTCCACGCCCAAGCACGTCCTGCTCTACAAGGCCTTTGGTTGGGCCGTCCCGCGCTTCTGGCACATGCCGCTCCTGCGCAACCTCGACAAGTCGAAGATCTCCAAGCGCAAGAACCCCGTCTCGCTCATCTACTACCGCGACTCCGGCTACCTTCCCCCGGCCATCCTCAACTTCCTCGGCCTCATGGGCGGCGGCATGCCGTCCGACTTCACGGGAGCCGATGGCGTCATCGAAAAATTCACCCTCGACGAGATGGTCCAGCACTTCGTCTTCACCGACATTCGCGTCGGCGGCCCCGTCTTCGACCTCGCCAAGCTCAAGTGGCTCAACGGCGAGTACCTCCGCAAGCTCTCCCCCGAAGACTTCTTCCTCGCCATCCGCGAGCGCGTCTTCGGCGACGACTACCTCCGCCACATCTCCGCTCTCATGCAGAACCGCATCGAGACCCTCACCCAGTTCGGCGACATGACCGGCTTCTTCTTCTCCGACAACGTCCTGCCCCCGCCCGAGGTCTGGGTCCCCAAAAAGCGCACCCCCGAAGACACCCTCGCCTTCGCCCAGGATCAGCTGGCCGCCATCGAAGCCTCCGATTGGAACCACGACGCACTAGACGCCTCCCTCCGCAAACTAGGCGAAGAGAAGCAGTGGTCGGTCAAAGAAAACTTCATGCTCCTCCGCGCCATCATCACCGGCTCGACGATGTCGCCGCCGCTGCTCGAAAGCATGATCGTCTTCGGCAAAGCCCGCTCCCTCGACCGCGCACGCCGCTTCCTGGAAGCCCAGAAGAAACAGTCCGCCACCAAGAAGTAA
- a CDS encoding cytochrome c oxidase subunit 3 — protein sequence MPSTITPINTEREKKRRLDDHEGGHGRRPPTDKRTGGGGDNENWNDRPQGRRGPREKLGRARLGLFFALAGDLMFFVAIVSAFFVAQHSSHIDVYNRYVNSWLPTAIPPILWLNTAVLLISSVSMELARRSMFRETDVMDEWLGIGKPLTRRVLPWLVATTFLGLLFLIGQAIAWHQLTIQHVFFSSNPSSHFFYLITYTHAIHLFLGIGALLASLTGLYASRQLETRQILIDCTAWYWHAMGVFWIFLFALLAFCQ from the coding sequence ATGCCATCCACCATCACCCCCATCAACACCGAGCGCGAGAAAAAACGCCGCCTCGATGATCATGAAGGTGGCCACGGCCGGCGTCCGCCAACCGACAAACGCACCGGCGGCGGGGGCGACAACGAAAACTGGAACGACCGCCCCCAGGGGCGCCGTGGCCCCCGAGAAAAACTCGGACGAGCCCGCCTCGGACTCTTCTTCGCTCTCGCAGGCGACCTCATGTTCTTCGTCGCCATCGTCAGTGCCTTCTTCGTCGCCCAGCACTCCAGCCACATCGACGTCTACAACCGCTACGTCAACTCCTGGCTGCCCACGGCCATCCCGCCCATCCTCTGGCTCAACACCGCCGTCCTTCTGATCAGCTCCGTCTCCATGGAATTGGCCAGGCGCAGCATGTTCCGCGAGACCGACGTCATGGACGAGTGGCTGGGTATCGGTAAACCGCTCACCCGGCGCGTCCTCCCCTGGCTTGTGGCGACCACCTTCCTGGGGCTGCTCTTCCTCATCGGGCAGGCCATCGCCTGGCACCAGTTGACGATCCAGCACGTCTTCTTCAGCTCCAATCCATCAAGCCACTTCTTCTACCTCATCACATACACCCACGCCATCCACCTCTTCCTCGGCATCGGCGCGCTGCTGGCCTCTCTCACCGGCCTCTACGCCTCGCGCCAGCTTGAGACGCGCCAGATACTGATCGACTGCACCGCCTGGTACTGGCACGCCATGGGCGTCTTCTGGATCTTCCTCTTCGCCCTCCTCGCCTTCTGCCAGTAG
- a CDS encoding exopolysaccharide biosynthesis protein has product MIDIHHHLLWNQDDGATSLETSLEMARIAAADGITHIACTPHANDRWQYIPETIDAKIAELQHRIDAEGLKLKLGRGCDFHMSYDNIQQAHDDPTRFSLNGGIYILVEVPDYALPRSLPETFYQMQIEGLTPILTHPERNPTLQKEPQRIAEWLRGGVLVQVTAGSVMGRMGRQAQRMAHDLLAKRWVHFLATDAHNTTSRPPRMRDAHDFVAEEYGPDYAHLLCVSNPLAAFMNNAMPPQPEPFHLYDEQEPGKSWWQRLLRR; this is encoded by the coding sequence ATGATCGACATCCATCATCATCTGCTCTGGAACCAGGACGACGGCGCAACCAGCCTCGAAACCTCGCTCGAGATGGCGCGCATCGCTGCAGCCGACGGAATCACCCACATCGCCTGCACCCCCCACGCCAACGATCGTTGGCAGTACATTCCCGAAACCATCGACGCCAAGATCGCCGAACTGCAACATCGCATCGACGCTGAAGGCTTGAAGCTCAAGCTCGGCCGCGGCTGCGACTTCCACATGTCCTACGACAACATCCAGCAGGCGCACGACGATCCCACGCGTTTCTCCCTCAACGGCGGCATTTACATCCTCGTCGAGGTCCCCGACTACGCGCTCCCCCGCAGCCTCCCCGAGACCTTCTACCAGATGCAGATCGAAGGCCTGACCCCCATCCTCACCCATCCCGAGCGCAACCCGACCCTCCAGAAGGAGCCCCAGCGCATCGCCGAATGGCTCCGTGGCGGCGTGCTCGTCCAGGTCACCGCGGGCTCGGTCATGGGACGCATGGGGCGGCAGGCGCAACGGATGGCCCACGATCTGCTCGCCAAACGCTGGGTCCACTTCCTGGCCACCGACGCGCACAACACCACCTCGCGCCCTCCCAGAATGCGCGACGCCCACGACTTTGTCGCCGAAGAATACGGACCCGACTACGCGCACCTCCTCTGCGTCTCGAACCCGCTGGCGGCCTTCATGAACAACGCCATGCCGCCCCAGCCCGAGCCCTTCCATCTCTACGACGAGCAGGAACCCGGCAAATCCTGGTGGCAGCGCCTCCTCCGCCGCTGA
- the purQ gene encoding phosphoribosylformylglycinamidine synthase subunit PurQ produces MKFGVLVFPGSNCDHDTYNVIENLVEQPVTFLWHASEDLQNCDAILVPGGFAYGDYLRTGAIARFAPVMQSVQKFARNGGLVMGICNGFQILCESGLLPGALMRNAGQNYICKQVHLRTETTDSPFTHGLEKGRVLQMPIGHMEGNYFCDAGTLAKLKAEDRIAFRYATPEGAITPQANPNGSLENIAGILSEGRNVLGMMPHPDRSSESLLGSADGLLLFQSLAVSLASAAR; encoded by the coding sequence ATGAAATTCGGCGTCCTCGTCTTCCCCGGTTCCAACTGCGATCACGACACCTACAACGTCATCGAGAACCTCGTCGAGCAGCCCGTGACCTTCCTCTGGCACGCCTCCGAAGACCTCCAGAACTGCGACGCCATCCTCGTTCCCGGCGGCTTCGCCTACGGCGACTACCTCCGCACCGGGGCCATCGCCAGGTTCGCCCCGGTCATGCAGTCCGTCCAGAAGTTCGCCCGCAACGGGGGCCTCGTCATGGGAATCTGCAACGGCTTCCAGATCCTCTGCGAGTCCGGCCTCCTGCCCGGCGCGCTCATGCGCAACGCCGGCCAGAACTACATCTGCAAGCAGGTCCACCTGCGCACCGAGACGACAGACTCACCTTTTACCCACGGCCTCGAAAAAGGCCGCGTCCTCCAGATGCCCATCGGCCACATGGAGGGTAACTACTTCTGCGACGCCGGCACGCTCGCGAAGTTGAAGGCCGAAGACCGCATCGCCTTCCGCTACGCCACTCCCGAGGGCGCGATCACACCGCAGGCCAACCCCAACGGCTCGCTTGAAAACATCGCCGGCATTCTCAGCGAGGGCCGCAACGTCCTCGGCATGATGCCGCACCCGGACCGCTCCAGCGAGTCTCTTCTCGGCTCAGCCGACGGCCTCCTGCTCTTCCAGTCACTAGCCGTATCACTCGCCTCAGCCGCCCGCTGA
- a CDS encoding AI-2E family transporter has translation MAAGNTPGAHLKTAGRALVDWWRAATLDALIVGVLWLIGLELIRVPLAPMWALLGAMLQIIPVYGSMLALVGPVLSVAFKGSDDWWRLGLVLGLYGLIVALEGLVIAPYVLHRTTKVPWWAALVGPIVLGIVIPFWGVLLAPPLLAVVFAFRNRAQPKPPHAPGS, from the coding sequence ATGGCAGCAGGCAATACTCCCGGAGCACATCTGAAGACGGCGGGCCGCGCGCTGGTGGACTGGTGGCGGGCGGCGACGCTGGATGCGCTGATTGTGGGAGTGCTGTGGCTGATCGGGCTGGAGTTGATCCGCGTACCGCTGGCGCCGATGTGGGCGCTGCTTGGGGCGATGCTGCAGATTATTCCGGTGTACGGAAGTATGCTGGCGCTGGTGGGGCCGGTGCTGTCGGTCGCCTTCAAAGGATCAGATGATTGGTGGAGGCTTGGGTTGGTGTTGGGACTCTATGGCCTGATCGTTGCTCTTGAAGGACTGGTGATCGCGCCGTATGTGCTGCATCGTACGACGAAGGTGCCGTGGTGGGCGGCGCTGGTGGGGCCGATTGTGCTGGGGATTGTGATTCCGTTTTGGGGAGTGCTGCTGGCTCCTCCGCTGCTGGCGGTTGTGTTTGCGTTTCGCAATCGCGCTCAGCCGAAGCCGCCTCATGCTCCTGGGTCTTGA
- a CDS encoding ABC transporter permease subunit: MIRLPDSFSYVRGRETLARAQVLRRSWPVVLDLCVAGIGLACFYGVVQLAQYWFGHAVPEITISLSPRALPRYAFYSVVRIGLAYLLSLVFAIAYGYIAAYNRRIEALMIAGLDILQSIPVLSFLPGVMLAMVALFPTRQIGVEMGAILLIFTGQVWNMAFSFYSSLKSIPRELGEAATIYKFSRWQRLFSLELPYAAIGLVWNSMVSVAGGWFFLMACEMFVLGTRDFRLPGLGSYLQTAASKGDFSAIAWGLATMIAIIVATDQIIWRPIIAWSDKFKFEQIETTSRINSPLLHLVQHSQGIRALRKHTVDPLAEAFYRRVDSNRRSAFERRRLAAQTVTAEPEANRNERLVNILRGAVLVLIAAAILYAAFHALQLLRQIAWSQFGQIMKGALATFLRVNVALLLASAWTIPVGVAIGFHPRLARIAQPLAQIAASVPATALFPVILLALVQMGGGLGVGSIALMMLGTQWYILFNVIAGAMAIPSDLREVAELFRFPRAQRWRTVILPGIFPYLVTGLVTASGGAWNASIIAEYFHLKNQTLETIGLGAVISAATDSGQFQILLLATIVMAMMVVTINRLVWRPLYRLAETRYKLGA, from the coding sequence ATGATCCGGCTTCCGGACAGTTTCAGCTACGTCCGGGGGCGCGAGACGCTGGCCCGCGCGCAGGTCCTCCGCCGAAGCTGGCCTGTCGTGCTCGACCTCTGCGTCGCCGGCATCGGCCTCGCCTGCTTCTATGGCGTCGTCCAGCTCGCGCAGTACTGGTTCGGCCACGCCGTCCCAGAGATCACCATCTCGCTCAGCCCGCGCGCCCTGCCGCGCTACGCCTTCTACTCCGTCGTGCGCATCGGCCTGGCCTACCTGCTCTCGCTGGTCTTCGCCATCGCCTACGGATACATCGCCGCATACAACCGCCGTATCGAAGCGTTGATGATCGCCGGACTCGACATCCTGCAATCGATCCCCGTGCTCAGCTTCCTGCCCGGCGTCATGCTCGCGATGGTCGCGCTCTTTCCCACGCGCCAGATCGGCGTGGAGATGGGAGCGATCCTGCTCATCTTCACCGGCCAGGTCTGGAACATGGCCTTCAGCTTCTACTCCTCGCTCAAGAGCATCCCGCGCGAGCTTGGCGAAGCAGCCACCATCTACAAGTTCTCCCGCTGGCAGCGCCTCTTCTCGCTCGAGCTGCCCTACGCCGCCATCGGACTCGTCTGGAACTCCATGGTCTCCGTCGCCGGAGGTTGGTTCTTCCTCATGGCCTGCGAGATGTTCGTCCTCGGCACGCGCGACTTCCGCCTGCCCGGCCTCGGTTCCTATCTGCAGACCGCCGCCAGCAAAGGCGACTTCTCCGCCATCGCCTGGGGACTGGCAACGATGATCGCCATCATCGTCGCGACCGACCAGATCATCTGGCGTCCCATCATCGCCTGGAGCGACAAGTTCAAGTTCGAGCAGATCGAGACCACCTCGCGTATCAACTCGCCGCTGCTGCACCTGGTGCAACACTCGCAAGGCATCCGCGCCCTTCGCAAACACACCGTCGACCCCCTCGCCGAAGCCTTCTACCGCCGCGTCGACAGCAATCGAAGATCGGCCTTCGAGCGTCGGCGCCTCGCCGCACAAACCGTTACCGCCGAGCCCGAAGCGAATCGCAACGAACGGCTCGTCAATATCCTCCGCGGAGCCGTCCTCGTTCTGATCGCCGCCGCCATTCTCTACGCTGCCTTCCACGCGCTTCAGCTTCTGCGCCAGATCGCCTGGAGCCAGTTCGGCCAGATCATGAAAGGAGCCCTCGCCACCTTCCTCCGCGTCAACGTTGCCCTGCTGCTCGCCTCGGCGTGGACCATCCCCGTCGGCGTAGCCATCGGCTTTCACCCGCGCCTCGCGCGCATCGCGCAACCCCTGGCGCAGATCGCCGCCTCGGTGCCCGCAACCGCGCTCTTCCCCGTCATCCTCCTTGCCCTCGTCCAGATGGGCGGAGGCCTCGGCGTCGGCTCCATCGCGCTGATGATGCTCGGCACACAGTGGTACATCCTGTTCAACGTCATCGCCGGGGCCATGGCCATCCCCTCCGACCTGCGCGAGGTCGCGGAGCTCTTCCGTTTCCCTCGCGCCCAGCGCTGGCGCACCGTCATCCTGCCGGGCATCTTCCCCTACCTCGTCACCGGCCTCGTCACGGCATCCGGGGGCGCGTGGAACGCAAGCATCATCGCCGAGTACTTTCACCTCAAGAACCAGACCCTCGAGACGATCGGCCTCGGCGCCGTCATCAGCGCCGCCACCGACAGCGGCCAGTTCCAGATCCTTCTGCTCGCCACCATCGTCATGGCCATGATGGTTGTCACCATCAACCGCCTCGTCTGGCGCCCGCTCTACCGCCTCGCCGAGACCCGCTACAAACTCGGTGCCTGA
- a CDS encoding nitrate/sulfonate/bicarbonate ABC transporter ATP-binding protein, with the protein MQHVIIRAERVEKYYAQPSENRIQVISPTDLSIGEGEIVALLGPSGSGKSTLMRMLTGLSKPSAGTVYWHDRPIQTADVNVSIVFQSFALFPWLTVFENVEAPLKAQGMEPAERRKRAMKILDTVGLDGFQAAYPKELSGGMRQRVGFARALVVEPEVLFMDEPFSALDVLTAENLRSELLELWHNKTIPTRAIFIVTHNIEEAVLLADRIIVLGRNPGHVRTDFRVSLAHPRERKASAFTQLVDYIYKVLTQPDAQPPALPQTATGKKVRDQRHMQYQMLPHARPGGIAGLLELLVDHNGRDDIYKLADDLAFEIDDLLPIVDAAQLLGFLTVTEGDALITPLGAEYANSEILRQKELFRTAAIENVLLLRQIVRAIEAKSDKSVSEEFFHDVLDEQFSEDETLRQLETAINWGRYAEIFDFDASRRRFIQPEVLHQDTATGAEIDA; encoded by the coding sequence ATGCAGCATGTGATCATACGCGCCGAACGGGTTGAGAAATATTACGCGCAACCCAGCGAGAACCGTATTCAGGTCATCTCGCCCACCGACCTCTCCATCGGTGAAGGCGAGATCGTGGCCCTGCTCGGTCCTTCGGGTTCCGGCAAGTCGACCCTCATGCGGATGCTCACCGGTCTCTCCAAACCCTCCGCCGGGACCGTCTACTGGCATGATCGTCCCATTCAGACCGCCGACGTCAACGTCTCCATCGTCTTCCAGAGCTTCGCGCTCTTCCCCTGGCTCACCGTCTTTGAAAACGTCGAGGCGCCGCTCAAGGCCCAGGGCATGGAGCCCGCCGAGCGCCGCAAGCGCGCCATGAAGATCCTCGACACCGTCGGCCTCGACGGCTTCCAGGCCGCCTACCCCAAGGAGCTCTCCGGCGGCATGCGTCAGCGCGTCGGCTTCGCTCGCGCCCTCGTCGTCGAGCCCGAGGTCCTCTTCATGGACGAGCCCTTCTCTGCCCTCGACGTCCTCACTGCCGAGAACCTGCGCTCCGAGCTCCTCGAGCTGTGGCACAACAAGACCATTCCCACGCGCGCCATCTTCATCGTCACCCACAACATCGAAGAGGCCGTGCTGCTCGCCGACCGCATCATCGTGCTTGGCCGCAACCCCGGCCACGTCCGCACCGACTTCCGCGTCTCGCTCGCACACCCGCGCGAACGCAAGGCCAGCGCCTTCACCCAGCTCGTCGACTACATCTACAAGGTGCTCACCCAGCCCGACGCGCAGCCCCCGGCGCTGCCCCAGACCGCGACCGGAAAGAAGGTCCGCGACCAGCGCCACATGCAATACCAGATGCTGCCGCACGCGCGTCCCGGCGGAATCGCCGGCCTGCTCGAGCTGCTCGTCGACCACAACGGTCGCGACGACATCTATAAACTCGCCGACGACCTCGCCTTCGAGATCGACGACCTGCTCCCCATCGTCGACGCCGCCCAGCTCCTCGGTTTCCTTACCGTAACTGAAGGCGACGCCCTCATCACGCCCCTCGGCGCTGAATACGCCAACTCCGAGATCCTTCGCCAGAAGGAGCTCTTCCGTACCGCGGCCATCGAGAACGTCCTTCTCCTCCGCCAGATCGTTCGCGCCATCGAGGCCAAGAGCGACAAGAGCGTCTCCGAGGAGTTCTTCCACGACGTGCTCGACGAGCAGTTCAGCGAGGACGAGACCCTGCGCCAGCTCGAGACCGCCATCAACTGGGGCCGCTATGCCGAGATCTTCGATTTCGACGCCTCGCGCCGCCGCTTCATTCAGCCCGAGGTGCTACACCAGGACACCGCCACCGGCGCGGAGATCGACGCATGA
- a CDS encoding response regulator translates to MPEMPSTSARPKVLVADDEQVIANTLAIILNQAGFEARAVFSGEKAVELLDSFQPDMLISDVIMTGMTGIEAAIVTRSRLPKCKILLFSGQAATADLLEKAREQGHEFEILAKPVHPTDLLAKLRG, encoded by the coding sequence ATGCCAGAGATGCCGTCCACGTCTGCCAGGCCGAAGGTACTTGTTGCCGACGACGAGCAGGTGATTGCAAACACACTTGCCATTATTTTAAACCAGGCAGGATTTGAGGCGCGAGCTGTGTTCAGCGGAGAAAAGGCCGTAGAGCTGCTCGACAGCTTTCAGCCCGACATGCTGATCAGCGATGTCATTATGACGGGGATGACTGGGATCGAGGCAGCGATCGTTACGCGCTCCCGTTTGCCGAAGTGCAAGATTCTTCTGTTCTCCGGTCAGGCTGCGACGGCTGATTTGTTGGAGAAGGCCCGCGAGCAGGGTCATGAGTTTGAGATTCTGGCCAAGCCGGTTCATCCGACAGATCTGCTGGCGAAGTTGCGGGGATAA
- a CDS encoding putative colanic acid biosynthesis acetyltransferase → MPRPIHYNAAEHISAQTAADPYLRPAFSLANRLLRLTWNICWLLFYRFSPRPFHAWRSKLLRLFGATMGPDCHFYPGSKIWAPWNLICANQVTAADGAEIYNPAPIELGSHVILSQSAYLCGATHDYDDPAFPLIAYRMTLGPYAWICARASVAPGVNVAEGAVLGLASVATRNLEAWTVYAGSPAVKIKDRKRHSPS, encoded by the coding sequence ATGCCCAGACCAATTCATTACAACGCGGCCGAACACATCTCCGCACAGACGGCAGCAGACCCTTATCTCCGCCCTGCATTCTCACTGGCTAACCGTCTCCTGCGACTGACCTGGAATATCTGCTGGCTGCTGTTCTATCGCTTTTCGCCCCGGCCATTCCATGCCTGGCGCTCCAAGCTGCTTCGTCTCTTTGGCGCAACCATGGGCCCCGATTGCCACTTCTACCCCGGATCAAAAATATGGGCTCCGTGGAACCTCATCTGCGCCAATCAAGTGACTGCCGCCGATGGCGCAGAGATCTACAACCCAGCTCCCATCGAACTCGGCTCTCATGTCATCCTCTCCCAAAGTGCCTATCTCTGCGGAGCAACCCACGACTACGACGATCCCGCTTTTCCCCTGATCGCCTACCGCATGACGCTCGGGCCCTACGCCTGGATCTGCGCACGCGCCTCCGTAGCTCCCGGAGTCAACGTTGCCGAGGGTGCAGTGCTCGGCCTCGCCTCCGTCGCAACCCGCAACCTCGAAGCCTGGACCGTCTACGCCGGCTCACCCGCAGTCAAGATCAAAGACCGCAAGCGACACTCACCGTCCTAA
- a CDS encoding glycosyltransferase: MRILHIIATLNPEAGGPVESVRVLLSYGPIGYIGEVVTLDDPSAPYLKQTGFPVHALGPTSTTYGFNTKLLPWLKKNRDRFDGVVVNGLWQYCGFAAWQALAGNTPYVVFTHGMLDPYFKHAFPLKHIKKWLYWVPAEYRILRDAYRVLFTSQAEKRLAEQSFWLHKWNPYVVPYGANSPPEKPADQLKTAFYEKCPGVRGKRFLLFLGRIHKKKGCDMLIQAFAKAAPTDPDLELVMAGPDQQQWASILKQMARNAGIDHRVHWPGMITGDGKWGAFYASEAFILPSHQENFGIAVAEALGCGTPVLLADKVNIAEDIADDNAGLMEMDTPEGTLHLLERWIAMSIDERRDMAIRARQCFQTRYDMRENAKAIIRLFESATTPGKETV, encoded by the coding sequence ATGCGAATACTGCACATCATCGCAACGCTGAACCCCGAAGCCGGTGGCCCCGTCGAATCGGTGCGCGTACTCCTCAGCTATGGGCCGATCGGCTATATCGGCGAGGTCGTCACGCTTGACGATCCGTCCGCGCCGTACCTGAAACAAACTGGCTTTCCCGTCCATGCCCTCGGCCCAACCAGCACGACCTACGGCTTTAACACAAAGCTTCTGCCCTGGCTGAAGAAGAACCGTGACCGGTTCGACGGTGTTGTCGTCAACGGGTTATGGCAATACTGTGGCTTTGCGGCGTGGCAGGCACTTGCCGGAAATACACCCTATGTCGTCTTTACGCACGGCATGCTCGATCCTTACTTCAAGCACGCCTTCCCCCTGAAGCACATTAAAAAGTGGCTCTACTGGGTGCCGGCCGAGTACCGTATTCTGCGTGATGCCTATCGCGTTCTCTTCACGTCCCAGGCAGAAAAACGTCTCGCCGAGCAAAGCTTCTGGTTGCATAAGTGGAATCCCTACGTTGTTCCCTATGGCGCTAATAGCCCGCCGGAGAAGCCCGCTGATCAACTGAAGACAGCCTTTTACGAGAAGTGCCCCGGTGTCCGCGGCAAAAGGTTTCTGCTCTTTCTCGGCCGCATTCACAAAAAGAAAGGCTGCGACATGCTCATTCAGGCCTTTGCCAAGGCCGCTCCAACCGATCCAGACCTCGAACTCGTCATGGCGGGCCCGGACCAGCAGCAATGGGCTTCCATCCTGAAGCAGATGGCCAGGAACGCAGGTATCGACCATCGCGTCCACTGGCCCGGAATGATTACTGGCGATGGCAAGTGGGGCGCCTTTTACGCCTCGGAAGCCTTTATCCTCCCCTCACACCAGGAGAACTTCGGTATTGCCGTAGCAGAAGCGCTGGGCTGCGGAACTCCGGTTCTCCTCGCAGACAAGGTCAACATCGCCGAAGACATCGCAGACGACAATGCCGGCCTGATGGAGATGGATACGCCGGAAGGAACGCTTCATCTCCTCGAACGCTGGATCGCCATGTCCATCGACGAACGCAGGGACATGGCAATCCGTGCCCGGCAGTGCTTCCAGACGCGGTACGATATGCGAGAAAATGCCAAGGCAATCATCCGCCTCTTCGAGTCTGCAACGACACCGGGCAAGGAGACCGTCTAG